In a genomic window of Anoplopoma fimbria isolate UVic2021 breed Golden Eagle Sablefish chromosome 6, Afim_UVic_2022, whole genome shotgun sequence:
- the dact2 gene encoding dapper homolog 2, translating to MLSRKGSCAGMMSAAAGVDRSRVGERLQAALAGLQELHLLKDRQSDMVSWALRMDREEPVSAVHAGPESPRMMGAEEQRLEATLTTLKQQLSRLRKQDVGLKTHLQQLDQQISELKLDVSKVSTEQLESDSRPSSGFYELSDGGSCSLSNSCTSVYSECLSSSQTSLLLSPMSPANYHISPPSQVDVCRRRSADECTTQTNPPRATGFHLGSSRIRASTAKARPRPVSTGDLDRMMAQGPSYSKSVDEKKLSMCSNLKTSTVDPKFHSNLVSRNGTEVYHYPSPLHAVALQSPIFSHGGDPATPGLLEGQGPLAMSGSDTLQRAQMGNETKTLGYIDKLLLRSLSKIQSETRTETLQTHCDYHRRPIEVVTVFPEVSQKDMSMLQPLPALTTDITPLDSNRKRHCMTFSSQEPADKANQNQLVRAPEVSYRYSYPAAMRDYSGDEVTTLSLRKNDKPKEEHASVARGNPESVPQERKGYRQRSVMAHSSSTEESQSYEVHPGHIASPEFVHAKFVPAGSHRVKVRQADRKTKAVKLRRKSSEKPRAIRQQHGYSSGERTKEASGGTKGEQRRSGKGKTIQKCTTHHTEEHRQGSGSDSSHCTPGFMYTNKVHPKQHPIPAVTKSSKSRRLQCLGYEQPVEQRKRRQGAANWPSDVEMFQASCVQRHVQAPGSMQMVRSMSAKSGQWIGPPRSFQSSHTFLHNLNARYPPAAFNISSHYPPSCESEYSAECASLFHSTIAESSEGEMSDNTTNRFGDSESSQSFQSFSDSDSSLDEDDQVDSQGERGLVWADAALGPTAAGQPLQQLPRPEPAVCRIKASRALKKKIRRFQPASLKVMTLV from the exons ATGCTGAGCAGGAAGGGGTCTTGTGCGGGGATGATGAGTGCGGCAGCCGGAGTGGACCGCAGCAGGGTCGGGGAGAGGCTGCAGGCTGCCCTGGCCGGGCTGCAGGAGCTGCATCTgctgaaggacagacagagcGACATGGTGAGCTGGGCGCTGAGGATGGACCGAGAGGAGCCGGTCTCCGCTGTCCACGCAGGCCCGGAGAGCCCCAGGATGATGGGGGCTGAGGAGCAGCGGCTGGAGGCGACCCTAACAACCCTGAAGCAACAGCTG TCTCGTCTTCGGAAACAGGATGTAGGCCTGAAGACTCACTTGCAACAGCTGGACCAACAGATCAGTGAGTTGAAGCTGGATGTGAGCAAGGTCTCCACAGAGCAGCTGGAGAGTGACAGCAGGCCAAGTTCAG GTTTCTATGAGCTCAGCGATGGCGGCTCTTGCTCGTTGTCCAACTCCTGCACCTCTGTGTACAGCGAATGTCTGTCATCCTCCCAGACGAgccttctcctctctccaatGAGCCCTGCTAATTACCACATCAGCCCGCCATCACAAGTAGATGTATGCCGCCGTCGTTCTGCTGATGAGTGCACCACCCAGACTAACCCTCCGCGGGCCACAGGCTTCCATCTGGGCAGCAGCAGGATCCGAGCGAGCACAGCAAAGGCTCGACCAAGACCTGTGTCAACAG GTGATCTTGATAGGATGATGGCTCAAGGACCAAGCTACTCCAAATCAGTGGATGAAAAGAAACTCTCAATGTGCTCAAACCTGAAGACCTCAACTGTGGACCCCAAGTTCCACAGCAACCTGGTGTCCCGCAATGGAACGGAAGTGTACCACTACCCCAGTCCCTTGCATGCTGTGGCTCTCCAGAGCCCAATCTTTTCCCATGGGGGCGATCCAGCCACACCTGGACTTCTAGAGGGGCAAGGACCCCTTGCAATGAGCGGTTCTGACACCCTCCAAAGGGCACAAATGGGTAATGAGACCAAGACCCTGGGTTATATTGACAAGCTCCTCCTGCGCAGCTTGAGCAAAATCCAAAGTGAAACTCGAACAGAGACTCTGCAGACACACTGTGACTATCACAGGAGGCCCATTGAAGTTGTAACTGTGTTTCCTGAAGTGTCTCAGAAAGACATGTCTATGCTGCAGCCTCTTCCAGCCCTGACCACAGACATCACCCCACTAGATAGCAACCGGAAGAGACACTGCATGACATTCTCCAGCCAAGAGCCAGCTGATAAGGCCAACCAGAATCAGTTAGTAAGAGCCCCGGAGGTTTCCTACCGATACTCCTATCCTGCTGCCATGAGGGATTACAGTGGAGATGAGGTCACCACTTTATCTCTGAGGAAGAATGATAAACCAAAAGAAGAACATGCTAGTGTAGCAAGAGGCAATCCAGAGTCAGTGCCACAAGAGAGAAAGGGCTATAGGCAAAGGTCGGTGATGGCCCACAGCTCCAGCACAGAGGAGAGCCAAAGCTATGAGGTTCACCCTGGTCACATAGCTTCCCCTGAGTTCGTCCATGCCAAATTTGTCCCTGCTGGATCTCACAGGGTCAAGGTGAGACAGGCAGACCGTAAAACCAAAGCAGTGAAACTGAGAAGAAAAAGCAGTGAGAAGCCGCGAGCAATCAGGCAGCAACATGGATACTCCTCAGGTGAAAGGACCAAAGAAGCCAGTGGTGGAACCAAGGGGGAACAGAGAAGatcaggaaaaggaaaaactatcCAGAAATGTACCACCCATCACACAGAGGAGCACAGACAGGGCTCAGGCTCTGACTCCAGCCACTGTACCCCAGGATTCATGTACACCAACAAGGTCCATCCAAAGCAACATCCCATCCCTGCTGTTACAAAGTCTAGCAAAAGCCGCAGACTGCAGTGCCTTGGGTATGAGCAGCCTGtagagcagaggaagaggaggcaggggGCTGCCAATTGGCCGTCTGATGTGGAGATGTTCCAGGCCTCATGTGTTCAGCGTCATGTTCAGGCACCAGGGAGCATGCAGATGGTCCGCAGTATGAGTGCCAAGTCAGGCCAGTGGATAGGACCTCCTCGCTCCTTCCAGTCCTCTCACACTTTCCTCCACAATCTTAATGCCAGATACCCTCCAGCAGCCTTCAACATCTCCAGCCACTACCCACCCAGTTGCGAGTCTGAGTACTCAGCCGAATGCGCCTCACTGTTTCACTCCACCATCGCCGAAAGTAGCGAGGGGGAGATGAGTGATAACACCACCAACCGCTTTGGAGATAGCGAGTCCAGCCAGAGCTTCCAGTCCTTCTCGGACTCTGACAGCAGCCTGGACGAGGACGACCAGGTGGACAGCCAGGGGGAGAGAGGTCTGGTGTGGGCTGATGCTGCTCTGGGGCCCACCGCAGCTGGACAGCCCCTCCAGCAGCTCCCACGCCCCGAGCCAGCGGTCTGCCGCATCAAAGCTTCCCGAGCCCTGAAGAAGAAGATTCGTCGGTTCCAGCCGGCCTCCCTGAAGGTCATGACCCTGGTGTAG